From the Pseudanabaena sp. FACHB-2040 genome, the window GTAGCCCAGTTGAGTTTCCAATACCAGAGAGCTGGTAAATGGCCTCGGGGGGCGCTGAGGCTGAAGTTGAGAAAGTCGTAGAACTTGAAAAAGGCGACGGGCTTGACCTGAAATAGAATCCAGCCTACCTGCTGGCTAAACTGAAAGGCTTCGTACTGGGCTTCCTGGATGTAGATGTCGCGCTGCTGGGAAAAGCCGAACTGGCCTTGGCTGGCTTCGATCCAGAGGTAGTCGAGTTCGTGCAGCAGCGGGCAGGGAAGGGTTGCGATCGCATCAATATCCAGCCAGCCCTCCGACAATCGATTGCTCGCCTGCAGCATTAGCCAGAAGGTGATTTGATCGGCGGCCTGCCATTCTTCCTGCTGCAGAAGCATTTTGAGATCGTCTGTTGTCCAGGGTGAAGCAGCTTGGATCATGGTGGCTACGGATTAGGGGAAGAAGCAGACTGCAGAATTTGGCAGGCGTTGATCAGGCGGCTCAGAAAGGTGTCAACGATGATTTCGTCAATAACATAGCCCCCCTCCAAGCTAGAACAGCACCAGCGCCAGGTCGGCAGATGGCCCTCGGGGGCCTCCCGGCTAAACTGCAGCTGGTTGTAGGGCTGGCTGGACTGAATCAAGGGCGTGTTGCCTAGGCTAAAGCCTTCAGACCAGCCCACTGCTCGCAAAAATTCCTGGGGCTGAGCCTGCACCTCCTCAAAGATCTGAGCCTGCACCTTGAAGCCAAAGCGGTTGTCGCTGTAGCGCCGCCATAGCTGGTCAACCGTTAGCAGATCCAGACAGGGCAGCTGCTCTAGAGTTGTGTGATCGACAATACGGACATCTTGTAGAGGTTGATTGGCACTGCCAGTCTGACCCACCAGGTTAAAGGCTTTGAGCAAGGCTCGCTCAGTCTCTCGGTCGGCCTCCTGCCATTTGCCCTGCCAAAGCAGCTCCCGCAGACGGCTGTAGTCGGCTCCCACAGCCGTCTGAATGCTGCCGTAGCGACGGGCGATTTCTGCTTGTTCAATGGCTCTGGCCTCTTCGGCAGGGATATTCCAGATTATGCGGGCTTGCTCCAGTCGGCCCTGGTCGTACTGTAAGGGGTAGAGGGTGGTTTCGATGGCTTTAGCGAACTCGATTCGGTAATGCTCAACGGTCGCCTGCCGATCAGCCGCCGCCTGCTCCTGCAGTTCTGCCTGTAGTCGAGTATTTTCCTGCATCAGGGTGTTTACGGCTTCAGTCTCTTTTTCGCTGCGCTTGACGTCAGCATCGGACTGAATCTTGTACAGCACTTCCTCAAAAATGGCTAGCTCATCTTCGGCAGGCAGCTTGAGGTTGACAGCATATTCTTTAAGGATCTCGCGGCTCTCGTTGGTGGGCGGAAACTGGCGGCCTAGCTCTTCAACTAACACCTCTCGATAGCGCTGTTGTTTGGCTTGACGGGTGCGGTAAGGGCCTAGGGCTTTAGCCAACAATCGTTCGGCTTCGGGCGGGGGAATATCGAGCTGTTGGCGGATCCACTCCAGGTTGGCGATCTCGGCAGGCGAAAATTCGCCATAAGTGCGGGCATAGGTTTCGGCCTTGGCGAGGAAGGTGCGGCGGGGCGGCACCAGCAGTTCGGCAGCCTGGATTGTGGCTGCTAACTCCTCCGAGTCGCGGGTTTTGACCTGGAGAGTCATGGCATCGATATACAGGGTGACTAGGACTTCGACTGGGTGGGCTTCGATGCGATCGCACAGCCCCTCCAGCACCGCCCGCAACTGCTCACCGCTAATGTTAAAGCGGACGCCAAACTGCAGCGTGCCCTCGTTTGTTACCCGCTCTAGAAAACCAACGCGAACCCCCTGCATCTCGCTGGCGTGCTGCAGCTCCTCATGGAGAAACTGCACCTCTTCCGCCCGCTCCTTGGGGTCCAGATCCGTATCCGTAATTTGAACAACAACCTTAACCAGGGTGTTTGTCGTCAACGGTGCTCCCGATACCATAGCCTTGCGTATTAACAGGGGTTGCTTGCCAATGTTATATCAGCCCACAGATGGGATAACACGCCTATTTTCAGTCTTAATGATTGGATCAAGGGCTTTAGGAGAGTAGGGGTTGCCCGAGCCAGACAAATTGGTTCGTCAGTGGCTGCAAAGAAAGCCATTGGGCCTGATTGCAAACCCTAGTGGCTAAGGCTGTATCGTTGCTAGGGCCAAGGGGGTAATTGGGTTTTCGGGTGCGCCCTCAAGGGTCACCAGCCACTGCTGATCAAGCGAGCGAAACGACAGCGCCAGCACAGAGTTGCCATAAATTTGGTGAACGTAGCGGTAGGGCAAAACTGGAATGTTCCCCAATGTCACAGCTTCATAGGCTGGCTGATAAAACACCAGCCAGGGCCGTACTCGCTGGGTTAGCGCTAACAGATTGTTCTCCTGCAGGGGCGCGTAGTTGACATACAGCGTCGCGGCAGGGGCAACCCGGGACACCTGTCGATTGCGCACAGCACACTGGACATACTCAAAGGTAGCTGAGTCATAAAAGGCGACCCGGCTATCTGCAAGCCCCATGGCTCGGTAGTTAGCTGGAATTTCAAAGGTAAATCCGAGTTCCTGGTGCTGGTAAGTTCGGGTCGTAGGTGTAGGTGCGATCGCACCTCTATAAGCACAGGGCTGAGCTGATGCCGGCCTCAGCCATAGAAATGTCAGACTCATTCCTAAAAGACAGCTAGCTCGCCACATCAGTACCTTCGCTCATAACATTAATACCCTTGTATATACTTCTCTTGATTGTTTTAGATGTCTCCATAGTTTAATTGAGGCTCTAATCAAAATTGATAGGGTTATAGCGTCTAAGCCACAGTAAACACTGCAGTGAAGTCAGCCATCAAACTGTATTGGGTATTAGTTCAGTTTGTACTCTAGAACACAAACCGAAACAGTTTTGCTGAGAAGCTTTTTCCATCTAAGTATTGTCATTATTGCCATAGCAAGGAAGCATTTCATGAATAGCGACCAACAGCCCATCACTCCAGAAAAGACTAATTTTCGGCCCACCAGCACGGGGCCAACCTCCCCTTCTTCAACCAATCTTTACCCTGAAAGACCTCAGGCAGAAATGACTAAGCCAGTCTCTTCTCCTTCAACCAATTCTTATCCTGAAAGACCTCAGGCAAAAGTGCATGAAGTTGAGGTCAAACCCGTTGTAAAAGCCACTCCCGTATTGCAGCAGAGCCAGCCCGAAAGTGCCCCTAAAGGTCAATCTAACCCAGCGTTGACAAGGTTACTGGTGGGAGGACTTGTTGGCGCAACCGTAGGAACACTTTTAGGAGCTCTGGCCAACCGCAAAACCTCCCAAGGCTTTAACCACAGTGTGAAAGGGGTAGACCGTGCTCTCAAAACGATTGGGGGCGGCCTCGGTCAGGCAGCTCAAGGCGTAGGAGATGCTGCCAAGAGCGTGAGCGAGGGCGTGACGTACGCTGTGCTGGGGTCAGCTCAAGACGCCGTAGAAGGCATCGCTGAGGGCACCCAGCAGGTAAAAGCAACTACGTCTGAGGCCGTCCATTCCACCGCTGAGCAGATTAACCAGACGGTTAAGGATATTGCTGAAGGCACCAAGCGGATGGAGAGCAACATCACTGTTGCTGCGGCTGAAGCTGTTCAAGCCGGTGCTAATCAGGCAAACATGGCAATTGGCAAGCTGGCTCGGTCGGCTCAGGAGACAACGACCGACGTGGCTGAAACTGCAAAAACAGCCGCAGACTCTGTAGACAACGCTGTTCAAGAAGCAGCTGATGCCGCTAAGACCGCGAGTGCTTCTACCCGGCAAGCCATTGATGAGGCTGCCGATGAGACTATCAAGGCTCAAGCAGAAACGCTAACCACTCCCTATTCTGAAGCGTCAATGTCAGAGGTCACCGGTGACATTGAAGTCATTGGAGAAGTTGACCTGGAGATGAGCGGCATGCCAGACGGAAATGAGATCCAAGACGATCTCTCTGATTCCACACCACCCGGATTTGTCAAAGAAGAAATTTTGAACGTCTCTACCCAGTCCGACCCTTTTCCCGATGTTGAGATTAGTCGCCCAGCGGCCAGTCAAGGAGGGGATAATGGTTACGACTAATCAAGAGTCTGTAGTTGAAGGGAACGGAAACCCAGTTCTCCCACCTGCTAACTCAACCTCTGAAGACAGTAGAGACTCTGGCAATCGGGCTTTGACCAAAGTTGCGATTGGGGCTTTGATAGGAGCCGCTCTTGGTGGCATTGCAGGTGCCCTGTCTAACAGACAGACTGTCGATCGTATTAACAGCTCGATTGGGAGTGTTGGAAATACCGTCAAAAAGACAACTGCTGAAATCGATAAGACGGTTAAAGGGGTTGGCGATGCGGTTCAGAGTGTTGCCGCAGGGGTAAACCACACAAGCAAAGAGATCAGTGAAGCTGTACGGAGAACGGCTGAGGGCATCAGCGGCACTGTAAAAAAGACAGTTCATACTGTGCAAGACACGGCTGATGATGTAAATGACGCTGTTAAAGACACAGTGCATGTGGTCAAAACTGCGGCTGGGGGAATCTCGGTGCCCTCTGAGCAGACTGCTCTCTCAGAGCCCGAAACCCTCTATAAGCTGGTTCCGCTGAGTCCCGACGAACTTGGCGCTTAACGCCTCTAAGATGTCGTCTGAGAAGCGGCGTAGCTTACTTAGATCCCCCTGCCCCCTTAGAATGGGGGGTGAAAAGCCCCCCGCCCTAAGGGGGGATCTTTACCGAGTAAGGGTGCTGAAAAGGACTTCTTAAGCATCTTCCAAGCCACACTGACACACGCAGATCGACCCGATGAACACTATTAGCTGCACAGGGCATTTCTATGAGTATGAGTTGGCTATCACGATTCTTTAGCAGACCCGATATGCAAGATAGTCAGCCGACTCCAGCTCCGTCTACCAGCCAATCGCCGCCGATGACTCAGGTTGTGGTTGAGGAGACGATCATGGCTGTCGCGAAATGGCTGGTTAATCTGGTGAGCCGCACCTTGGAAACGCAAGCGGCGGTAAAGCCAGAGCCGGAACCCCCAAGTCCTGCTCCGGTTACCTCTGGTGAGGGCAGTGCTAATTTTGCTAGCAATGGACAGGCCAGTACTGTAGATCAGCTATTGGCAAAATTTAGCTGTCTGATTGAGCAATCTTGCGATCGCACCCAGTCAATCGCTCTGCTGGAAAACCGGCTTGAGGGTATCGAAGCCGCCCTACGGACCAACCAGGACTGGGAGCAATGTGTGCAGAGCTTAAGTCAAGCCGTCATCAAGCTAGACAGCCGCCTGAGCGAAGTAGAACAAGCGCTAGCGCAAACTGATTTGGCTGCGATCGCAACCACCCTAGCAGCCACTACAGAAAGCGAGCTGCAGCTAAAGCAGTGGGCAAACACTGCAAACGCGCAGATGAATGAGTTGGGCACTCGCCTAACCACCGTCGAAGCCACCGTTGAAACCACCCTCGAAACGGTAGGAACACAAGATAATTCCATCCTAGATAAAGTGTCTGAAACGCTGCAGCACGCAACTGCGCTTGAAGATCGCATCGCCTCCATTGAGAAAACGGTGGCCCGACTAAGCATCGTTCCTAAGTTTGTAGAAAGCAACCATCGCTCCATTGTCTTTTTACAAGATCACGTGCGAAAGCTCAGCCCCCCCCCCGTCACCAACGGACACAGAAACCAGAATTGAGGGCTTCCTAAAGCTAAGGCGTTGCTCTTGTAGAAGAACTAGGCTGATCCGTAAGCTCTCTTTAAATCTCGGCGGCAGGCATTACCAGTTGAGGGGTCCTAGTATCTGGCTAGATACTTCTTTGTCTGGTGGGACAAAATGTACCACGTAAGACTGGCGGGTTCGGCTTGGCTTTTGTACTTCACTGCCGCCATGAAGCAACATGCCGTGCCAGAGAAAAACGTCTCCTTTTCTGCCTAAAAACAACTTTTTTGGGTACCTAGAGGCAATATTTCCTATATAGCCATAATATGCGTTGGTCACTTCGCTGCTTGCCGTTCTAAGACTGGTTTGAGGATAATTGTTGAAGGCCTCGAATAGCTGCCCTCGATGAGATTTTGGATAATACATCAGCGGCCCACTATCAGCTGCAATATCCTCACAAGCAATCCAGGCTCCAACAATATAGTTAGGTGGAAATAGCTGAAATACAGCAGTATCTTGATGAGCTGCTTGTCTGCTGCCGTAAGTAAAATTGATTGAAAAGCGGGGTTCGGCATCACAGCCTAGAATTAGCCTCGATAGACGGGACACTTCAGGATTGTTTGAAACTGCTTTGGCTACCTCTGAATGCAGAAAGAACCCGTGAATGCGCCAGTTCGATCGGTTCCTTGCCTGCAGCCGCTGAGCTACCTCAATTTTGAGCAAATCAGCATGGGTGATAGAAGGCCTGGGGGCTTCATCCTCACTTAAGCGTAGGTCAGAAAATGAAAGACCTTCTATAGGCTCACTAGCAGTCCAGAGGCGGTCTACTTCGCGCAGCATGTCATCAATCAGCTGCTCTGGAATAACACTAGGAACAATACAGTAGCCGTCTAAGCACCATTGGCGTAGCAGGCTATAGTCGCGATCGTTTAAACCTTCTGCACGTCTGCGCTGCTCCAACAGCCTCATGCTTTGAGGCTGGTCAAACCAGGGCAAATCAGCCTGAGTAAAAGCCCACGGGCTATTAGGAAAAATGTTGGGCGAAAAGCTAGGTTTTGCAGGAGAAGATTTCTTTATGAAACGAATGAAACCTTTTAGAAGATTTTTCAGAGGTGAAGGCACTATTGCCTTCAGTTCGTTGTAAATCACCATGCCTGTCATCCCACTAGTTTGCTGCGTACAGTACTGGGCATTCGGTATATTTTGTTATTCCGTAGCAGCCTCGTTGGGCCGATGGTTGATTGAGCTCGTACGACCTATTTTGCCTAGAAGTTCGTAACTTCCAAAAAAAAAGAATTACCTAAAATTGAGTCGCAATTACTTTCGCTCTAAAGGCTATTTAACTGAACAAACTAGATAAAAAGATCAGACCAAAAGAGCTAAACTTATCTATCAAAAGAGAGGTGTGTTGCGCCAAATAAATGGTGTGCTCTATTTAAACTTTCTCTAGGGAAACTCCCCTTTTTGCTTCAGCGGGCTACAACGGATGTTCCCTGGCCGGTGTCATACTAGGGAGACCCCTCTGCTGGCGACGGTTTTTTGGCCCAATGACTGACTTCCTCAATCACCTCAATCCCTCTCAACGTCGTGCTGTTGAGCACTTTTGTGGCCCACTGCTGGTGGTAGCCGGAGCCGGATCTGGTAAGACGCGCGCCCTGACTTACCGCATTGCTAATCTGGTCCTAACCCACCGCATTGATCCAGAGAGCATCCTGGCCGTCACCTTCACTAACAAGGCGGCTAAGGAGATGAAAGAGCGGATTGAGACTCTATTTGCGGATCAAGAAGCGCGGGCTAAGCATGGCAAAGCGCTATCTGCCCTGCCGGAGTATCAGCAGATCAAGCTCAAATCCCATGTCTACAAGAGCCTCACCAAGCAACTTTGGATCGGCACCTTCCATGCGCTCTGCTCACGCATTTTGCGCTTTGATATTGAGAAATACCAAGATCCGGGGGGCTACCGCTGGAGCCGTACCTTTTCCATCTTTGATGAGTCTGATGCCCAGAGCTTGGTGAAAGCCATCGTGGTGCAGGAGTTGAACCTGGATGACAAAAAGTTCAACCCCCGCTCAGTCCGCTACGCCATTAGCAACGCCAAAAACCAGAACCTTACCCCCGACGAGTTTGAAAAAGACCAGCCCAACTACCGGGGCCGAGTAATTGGCGACGTCTACCGTCGCTACCAAAAAGCCCTAGCCGCCAATAACGCCCTCGACTTCGATGACCTGATTTGGATTCCCGTTCAGCTCTTCAAGCAAAATGAGCAGGTGTTGGCCTATTGGCACAAGCGCTTTCGCCACATCCTGGTAGACGAATACCAGGACACCAACCGCACCCAGTACGATCTGATTCGGCTGCTAGCTACTAACGGCGAACCCATTGACCAATTCAATGACTGGAGCCACCGCTCCGTGTTTGTGGTGGGGGATGCCGACCAGTCGATTTATTCCTTCCGGGCGGCTGATTTCACGATTCTGATGAATTTTCAGGATGACTTTGGCGATAGCCTGCCCGACGACGACACCCGCTCTATGGTGAAGCTGGAGGAAAACTACCGCTCCACCTCCAATATTCTTGAAGTGGCTAACCACTTAATTGAAAACAACACTGAGCGCATCGACAAAGTGCTGCGGCCTACTCGGGGCGAGGGCGACGCGATCTTCTGCTACCGGGCCGACGACGAGACGGCAGAAGCAGATTTTGTCGTCAGCCAGATTCGTAACCTGGAGCTCCAAAACCCGGAGTTGAGTTGGCGTGACTTTGCCATTCTCTACCGTACCAATGCCCAGTCCCGTGCCTTTGAAGAATTGCTAATGCGCTACAGCATTCCCTATCAGGTAGTGGGAGGTCTGCGATTCTACGATCGCCGTGAGATTAAAGACGTGCTCGCCTACCTGCGGGGCATCGCCAACCCTGCCGACACCGTCAGCCTCAAGCGAGTGATTAATGTGCCTCGGCGCGGGATCGGTAGGAGCACTCTGGAGAAGTTTGATCAGGCAGCTCAAACCCTGGGCAACGTGCCCCTCTGGGAAATTCTCAGTGATGAAACCTCTGCTAAAACGCTGGCGGGGCGATCTTCTAAGGGAGTGCTGGAGTTTGCTAGCCTGATCCAGAAGTACCGGGAGCGGCTAGACGATGCCAAGGGATCTGAGATTATCCAGGGTGTGCTGGAAGATTCTGGCTACATTACAGCCCTGAAAGTTGAAGGAACCGATGAGGCCTTAGATCGCATCGCCAACGTGCAGGAACTCTACAACGCCGCCCTGCAGTTTGAGGAGGAAAACGAAGACTCGTCGCTCATCGCCTTCCTTGCCAATGCATCCTTGGCCTCTGATTTAGACAATATGAAAGAGGGGCAAGAGAAAGTTTCCCTGATGACGCTGCACTCCTCTAAGGGTTTAGAATTCCCGGTTGTCTTTTTGGTGGGCTTGGAGCAAGGGCTATTTCCCAACTTCCGCTCCCTAGAAGACCCTGCCGCCATCGAAGAAGAGCGCCGCCTTTGCTATGTCGGCATCACCCGCGCCAAGGAACGGCTTTTTATCTCCCATGCTCGCTCTCGGCGGCTCTACGGCAACAACCGAGAAGCGGCGACTCCCTCGCTGTTTTTGGCAGAACTGCCTAGCGAGTACGTCAACACTAATTCGGGCCTACCTCAGCGCATGGCTACCTCCATTCGCGAGGTGCGCCAGAAGAAGGAGAAAGAGGCAGGCCCCGGCAGCGGTGCCCACGAGTTTGATTGGAACGTGGGTGATCAGGTGGTTCACACTGCCTATGGAACGGGTGAAGTGACCCATATTTTTGGCGCAGGCAACAAGATTTGTCTGGCTATTAAGTTCCCTGGCATGGGCCGCAAAATCATTGATCCGAAGATCTCAGCCCTACAGAGAGCACAGTAGAAGAGGCTTGGTACAGGCTATCAGGGCGTTAGGGGTTGATCCAGACCAGGTCTAAGAGCTATGGTTTCGGTTGCTCACAGGCTTAATCAGACGTTTACCTGTGAGAGCCATGACAAAATCTATAGTGTTAGTCTGAGTTTTTAAGTTTGGGTTGCGATCGCATGCCTCCCCTCTCTAGAGCCCTTCTGCTGTTCCCGGCAGTTTCCCTGCTGGCTGCCTGTGGCAATCAGCTCAATACGGCTGAGATCGAGTCGGCCATCAAGGCCGATATCGAACGCCAGGGGCGGCGGCTGACCCTGCAGGAAGTGCGCTGCCCCACCGACATCACTCGCCAAACCAACGGCTACTTTCGCTGTGTAGGCGAGCTTAAGCCTGAGGGAACCTTCACCATTAACGTGGTGCAAACCGACAGCAACGGCACCGTAGAGTGGGACATTCCCAACTCCCGGACAATGCTCAACCTGGTCAAGGTCGAGAACCAGATTCAGGAAGGACTGTCCAAAGCTCTTAGCAGTAGAGCCCCGGTTGACTGCGGCAGCGAAGCCTACCGGGTCAATC encodes:
- a CDS encoding GUN4 domain-containing protein — encoded protein: MIQAASPWTTDDLKMLLQQEEWQAADQITFWLMLQASNRLSEGWLDIDAIATLPCPLLHELDYLWIEASQGQFGFSQQRDIYIQEAQYEAFQFSQQVGWILFQVKPVAFFKFYDFLNFSLSAPRGHLPALWYWKLNWATSWLTGGFGTGRGAGFGDTRMLDAMMLRLDRCSLI
- a CDS encoding GUN4 domain-containing protein gives rise to the protein MTTNTLVKVVVQITDTDLDPKERAEEVQFLHEELQHASEMQGVRVGFLERVTNEGTLQFGVRFNISGEQLRAVLEGLCDRIEAHPVEVLVTLYIDAMTLQVKTRDSEELAATIQAAELLVPPRRTFLAKAETYARTYGEFSPAEIANLEWIRQQLDIPPPEAERLLAKALGPYRTRQAKQQRYREVLVEELGRQFPPTNESREILKEYAVNLKLPAEDELAIFEEVLYKIQSDADVKRSEKETEAVNTLMQENTRLQAELQEQAAADRQATVEHYRIEFAKAIETTLYPLQYDQGRLEQARIIWNIPAEEARAIEQAEIARRYGSIQTAVGADYSRLRELLWQGKWQEADRETERALLKAFNLVGQTGSANQPLQDVRIVDHTTLEQLPCLDLLTVDQLWRRYSDNRFGFKVQAQIFEEVQAQPQEFLRAVGWSEGFSLGNTPLIQSSQPYNQLQFSREAPEGHLPTWRWCCSSLEGGYVIDEIIVDTFLSRLINACQILQSASSPNP
- a CDS encoding phytanoyl-CoA dioxygenase family protein; the encoded protein is MVIYNELKAIVPSPLKNLLKGFIRFIKKSSPAKPSFSPNIFPNSPWAFTQADLPWFDQPQSMRLLEQRRRAEGLNDRDYSLLRQWCLDGYCIVPSVIPEQLIDDMLREVDRLWTASEPIEGLSFSDLRLSEDEAPRPSITHADLLKIEVAQRLQARNRSNWRIHGFFLHSEVAKAVSNNPEVSRLSRLILGCDAEPRFSINFTYGSRQAAHQDTAVFQLFPPNYIVGAWIACEDIAADSGPLMYYPKSHRGQLFEAFNNYPQTSLRTASSEVTNAYYGYIGNIASRYPKKLFLGRKGDVFLWHGMLLHGGSEVQKPSRTRQSYVVHFVPPDKEVSSQILGPLNW
- the pcrA gene encoding DNA helicase PcrA, producing MTDFLNHLNPSQRRAVEHFCGPLLVVAGAGSGKTRALTYRIANLVLTHRIDPESILAVTFTNKAAKEMKERIETLFADQEARAKHGKALSALPEYQQIKLKSHVYKSLTKQLWIGTFHALCSRILRFDIEKYQDPGGYRWSRTFSIFDESDAQSLVKAIVVQELNLDDKKFNPRSVRYAISNAKNQNLTPDEFEKDQPNYRGRVIGDVYRRYQKALAANNALDFDDLIWIPVQLFKQNEQVLAYWHKRFRHILVDEYQDTNRTQYDLIRLLATNGEPIDQFNDWSHRSVFVVGDADQSIYSFRAADFTILMNFQDDFGDSLPDDDTRSMVKLEENYRSTSNILEVANHLIENNTERIDKVLRPTRGEGDAIFCYRADDETAEADFVVSQIRNLELQNPELSWRDFAILYRTNAQSRAFEELLMRYSIPYQVVGGLRFYDRREIKDVLAYLRGIANPADTVSLKRVINVPRRGIGRSTLEKFDQAAQTLGNVPLWEILSDETSAKTLAGRSSKGVLEFASLIQKYRERLDDAKGSEIIQGVLEDSGYITALKVEGTDEALDRIANVQELYNAALQFEEENEDSSLIAFLANASLASDLDNMKEGQEKVSLMTLHSSKGLEFPVVFLVGLEQGLFPNFRSLEDPAAIEEERRLCYVGITRAKERLFISHARSRRLYGNNREAATPSLFLAELPSEYVNTNSGLPQRMATSIREVRQKKEKEAGPGSGAHEFDWNVGDQVVHTAYGTGEVTHIFGAGNKICLAIKFPGMGRKIIDPKISALQRAQ